The following proteins are co-located in the Manihot esculenta cultivar AM560-2 chromosome 7, M.esculenta_v8, whole genome shotgun sequence genome:
- the LOC110618941 gene encoding pectinesterase PPME1, with amino-acid sequence MTKEHFVSAQCVLIIILIVAPTVSSDDTTPIPADDAKVRNWFQTNVKPLASRKGTLDPALVAAEGKPKIIKISKDGKGDFRTLTDAIKSIPSGNKQRVIMKIGPGVYTEKITIDMNKPFITFLGAPNAMPTLAFGGTALEYGTVDSASVMVLSDYFMATYIIFKNTAPGPNSKKPGAQAVALRISGDKATFYNCRMLGFQDTLLDERGRHFFKNCYIEGTVDFIFGSGKSLYLETEIHVIDNKGAFITAQAKTKKSEDYGYSFVQCKITGKGSGTYLGRAWKTMPEVVFSYTKMGAVVNPLGWSNNNIPERDSTVFFGEYKNSGPGAAPKRRVKFTKQLTDREAKRFISLGYIQGSKWLLPPPLQPRHRLNNYPERKGVNNDSQQVNVVEDVVESEEEEDEDDGSIVGSKDGEVTYVVKKILYSTK; translated from the exons ATGACTAAAGAACACTTTGTTAGTGCTCAATGTGTTCTTATCATCATTCTTATTGTTGCTCCCACTGTTAGCTCTGATGATACAACACCCATTCCGGCTGATGATGCTAAAGTACGTAATTGGTTCCAAACTAACGTTAAGCCCTTGGCAAGTCGTAAAGGTACCTTAGATCCAGCCCTTGTAGCTGCTGAGGGTAAACCCAAAATAATTAAGATCTCAAAAGATGGAAAAGGAGATTTCAGGACTCTTACTGATGCGATTAAAAGTATTCCATCAGGAAATAAACAACGTGTGATTATGAAAATTGGACCTGGAGTTTACACCGAGAAAATCACTATTGATATGAATAAACCTTTTATTACATTCCTTGGAGCTCCTAATGCTATGCCCACTTTAGCATTTGGTGGCACAGCCTTGGAGTATGGAACTGTTGATAGTGCCTCTGTAATGGTGTTGTCTGATTATTTCATGGCtacttatattatttttaag AATACTGCACCAGGACCTAATTCAAAGAAGCCAGGAGCTCAGGCAGTTGCATTAAGAATTAGTGGAGACAAGGCCACTTTTTATAACTGTAGAATGCTTGGATTTCAAGATACATTGTTGGATGAAAGAGGCCGCCATTTCTTTAAGAATTGTTACATTGAAGGCACTGTTGATTTCATTTTTGGAAGTGGGAAGTCCCTTTATCTg GAAACAGAGATACACGTTATAGATAATAAGGGTGCATTCATCACAGCACAGGCAAAAACCAAAAAATCAGAAGATTATGGTTACTCTTTTGTACAATGCAAAATAACTGGAAAAGGGTCTGGCACATATCTGGGACGAGCATGGAAGACGATGCCTGAAGTGGTATTCTCTTATACTAAAATGGGTGCCGTTGTCAATCCTCTTGGATGgtcaaataataatatacctgaGAGAGATAG CACGGTTTTCTTCGGGGAATACAAGAATTCAGGACCTGGAGCAGCTCCCAAACGACGTGTTAAGTTCACCAAGCAGCTAACGGATAGAGAAGCGAAACGCTTCATCTCTCTCGGCTATATTCAGGGTTCAAAATGGTTGCTTCCACCTCCAtt GCAACCTCGACATCGATTGAATAATTATCCAGAACGCAAAGGAGTTAATAATGATAGTCAACAGGTTAATGTGGTTGAGGACGTGGTTGAATCTGAGGAGGAAGAGGATGAAGATGATGGGTCTATTGTTGGTTCTAAAGATGGGGAGGttacctatgtggtgaagaaaattcTATACTCGACAAAATAG